A DNA window from Fodinibius sp. Rm-B-1B1-1 contains the following coding sequences:
- a CDS encoding M24 family metallopeptidase gives MNIFTKYASLILIFLFATNPIISAQHTTPPNILSMQERAEVENQWLEHRLNNVIPKLMRRENIDMWIIIAREYNEDPVIKTMLPATWQSARRRTILVFSNDGQKVERMAVARYDIGKFFKTAWDKEKEPNQWQRLADIIKEKDPQTIALNYSSTFALADGISKSQYKDFSSTLSRKYQDRIISGENLAIGWLETRTEPEMQVYPMIVHIAHDIIAEGFSEKVIQPGITTTTDVEWWYRERIRDLNLTAWFHPSVSVQRSADPDTSFLNNFSQRPDENVILPGDLLHVDFGITYLGLNTDTQQHAYVLKPGENQAPKGLQKALKTGNRLQDILTENFKEGRNGNEILAKSRKRAINEGITPSIYTHPIGYHGHGAGPTIGLWDQQDGVPGKGDYPLYANTAHSIELNATVNIPEWNKEIRIMLEEDAFFDGDSVRYIDGRQTELWLIPRQD, from the coding sequence TTTTCTATTCGCTACTAACCCGATTATATCGGCCCAACATACCACACCTCCCAACATATTATCGATGCAAGAACGGGCTGAGGTCGAAAATCAATGGCTCGAACATCGGCTCAATAATGTAATACCCAAACTCATGCGTCGCGAAAATATTGATATGTGGATTATCATTGCTCGCGAATATAATGAAGATCCCGTCATCAAAACGATGCTGCCTGCTACCTGGCAATCTGCGCGCCGTCGAACGATACTTGTTTTTTCAAACGACGGTCAAAAGGTAGAACGGATGGCTGTAGCACGATATGATATTGGCAAATTCTTTAAAACGGCTTGGGATAAAGAAAAAGAACCGAATCAGTGGCAGCGTCTTGCTGACATCATTAAAGAAAAAGATCCGCAAACTATTGCGCTTAATTACTCCTCCACTTTTGCACTGGCCGATGGCATAAGTAAATCACAATACAAGGATTTTTCTTCTACCCTATCAAGAAAATACCAAGATCGTATTATATCAGGAGAAAACTTAGCTATTGGTTGGCTGGAAACACGCACTGAACCCGAAATGCAAGTCTATCCCATGATTGTCCATATTGCACATGATATCATTGCGGAGGGATTTTCGGAAAAAGTAATCCAGCCGGGCATCACTACTACAACCGATGTAGAGTGGTGGTACCGTGAACGTATCCGTGACCTCAACCTAACGGCTTGGTTTCACCCCAGCGTATCAGTGCAACGTTCAGCCGATCCTGATACATCGTTCCTGAATAACTTCTCCCAACGTCCCGATGAAAATGTTATTCTTCCCGGAGACCTGCTCCATGTCGATTTTGGTATCACTTACCTGGGGCTCAACACCGACACCCAACAACATGCCTACGTTCTTAAGCCCGGAGAAAACCAAGCTCCTAAAGGGCTTCAGAAAGCATTAAAGACTGGGAACCGTCTGCAGGATATCCTGACGGAAAATTTTAAAGAAGGTCGCAATGGAAATGAAATACTTGCTAAAAGTCGAAAAAGAGCTATAAACGAAGGCATCACCCCCAGCATCTACACACACCCGATTGGCTATCACGGTCACGGGGCTGGGCCAACGATTGGACTTTGGGACCAACAAGATGGCGTACCCGGCAAGGGCGACTACCCGCTTTATGCAAATACAGCCCACTCAATTGAATTAAATGCTACTGTAAACATTCCGGAGTGGAATAAAGAAATCCGCATAATGCTGGAGGAAGATGCCTTTTTTGATGGCGATTCAGTTCGATATATTGACGGCCGCCAAACAGAACTTTGGCTTATACCACGACAAGATTAA
- a CDS encoding uracil-DNA glycosylase — MNSIDSLLNLLKDTPQGPFFNPWYQSDPEHDQDNNGPKVRRTQLKHYLKERLDTAKYLFIAEALGYQGGHFTGIAMTSERILLGHHKPVHGIPADGAFQTIKAQRTSKPAVKKKGMSEPTATIMWKAIYQLGIDPYETVLWNALPWHPYDSDDGLLSNRTPTDSELEKGYPSLKAFLELFPDGEIIAVGRKCEQSLDAFGISDYTPVRHPANGGAPKFRRQMKELIERR; from the coding sequence ATGAATAGCATTGATTCCTTATTGAACCTTCTTAAGGATACCCCTCAAGGTCCCTTTTTTAACCCTTGGTATCAGTCGGACCCCGAACATGATCAAGACAATAACGGGCCGAAGGTTCGCAGAACACAACTCAAGCACTATCTAAAAGAGCGTCTTGATACGGCAAAATATCTTTTTATTGCCGAGGCACTGGGCTATCAAGGGGGCCATTTTACGGGTATTGCGATGACCTCCGAACGTATTCTGCTCGGTCACCATAAGCCGGTACACGGTATTCCTGCTGATGGTGCTTTTCAAACTATTAAAGCACAACGCACCAGCAAACCAGCGGTAAAGAAAAAAGGAATGTCGGAGCCAACGGCTACGATCATGTGGAAAGCAATCTATCAGCTGGGCATTGACCCGTATGAAACTGTGCTCTGGAATGCCTTGCCTTGGCATCCGTATGATTCTGATGATGGGCTTCTCAGTAATCGTACTCCTACCGACAGTGAACTTGAAAAAGGATATCCCTCATTAAAAGCTTTTCTGGAACTATTCCCAGACGGAGAAATTATAGCAGTGGGACGAAAATGCGAGCAAAGTTTGGATGCTTTTGGGATATCTGATTACACGCCTGTACGCCACCCAGCCAATGGAGGAGCTCCAAAATTCCGCCGCCAGATGAAGGAATTAATAGAACGCAGATAA